In the Chrysiogenia bacterium genome, one interval contains:
- a CDS encoding purine-binding chemotaxis protein CheW, whose protein sequence is MEALNEVNERPQYLSFFLGDEEYALEILRVKEIIEYKRVTKVPSTPRHVRGVINLRGSVIPVVDLGAKFGLDHTQVSKWTCIVITEVQLDDTERTVMGVMCDRVSDVIELAESDIEEVPEFGARIRVECLKGMGKIDGRLSMLLDIDQILSNDEIVALSELDESDLEKLEASSDEEEDEAEAAASEGVSEEASPA, encoded by the coding sequence ATGGAAGCATTGAACGAAGTGAATGAGCGACCACAGTACCTGAGCTTCTTTCTCGGAGACGAGGAATACGCACTGGAAATTCTGAGGGTCAAGGAAATCATCGAATACAAGAGGGTGACGAAGGTGCCCTCCACGCCCCGGCACGTTCGCGGCGTCATCAACCTGCGCGGCTCGGTCATTCCGGTCGTGGACCTTGGGGCGAAGTTCGGCCTCGACCACACGCAGGTAAGCAAGTGGACCTGCATCGTCATTACGGAAGTCCAGCTTGACGATACCGAGCGAACGGTGATGGGTGTCATGTGCGACCGGGTCAGTGATGTCATTGAACTGGCCGAGAGCGATATCGAGGAAGTGCCCGAGTTCGGTGCACGCATCCGTGTGGAGTGCCTCAAGGGCATGGGCAAGATCGACGGGCGGCTGAGCATGTTGCTCGACATCGACCAGATTCTCTCAAACGATGAGATCGTCGCGCTCTCCGAACTCGACGAATCGGATCTCGAGAAACTCGAAGCCTCCAGTGATGAGGAAGAAGATGAAGCCGAAGCAGCCGCCTCTGAAGGCGTGAGCGAAGAGGCGAGTCCTGCGTGA